In a genomic window of Nodosilinea sp. E11:
- a CDS encoding DUF2237 domain-containing protein, with protein MVHATNVLGTELVPCCTDPMTGFYRDGCCNTGAGDMGVHVVCAQMTTEFLAYTKAQGNDLSTPVPAFQFPGLKPGDRWCLCAARWQEALDDGVAPPVVLNATHAAAVEHVSLADLKHHALDS; from the coding sequence ATGGTCCATGCCACCAACGTATTAGGTACCGAACTGGTTCCCTGCTGCACCGACCCCATGACCGGCTTTTACCGCGATGGCTGCTGCAACACAGGCGCAGGCGATATGGGGGTGCATGTCGTGTGCGCCCAGATGACCACCGAGTTTTTGGCCTATACCAAAGCCCAGGGGAACGACCTATCTACCCCAGTCCCCGCCTTTCAGTTTCCAGGACTCAAGCCCGGCGATCGCTGGTGTCTGTGCGCGGCCCGTTGGCAAGAAGCCCTAGACGATGGCGTTGCGCCGCCGGTAGTGCTCAACGCCACCCATGCTGCCGCCGTGGAGCACGTTTCTCTGGCCGACCTCAAGCATCATGCCCTCGACAGCTAA
- a CDS encoding heavy metal-binding domain-containing protein → MILTTGPNVDGRQVIQYCGIVNGEAILGANIFKDFFAGIRDVVGGRSGAYEHSLRQARNTALKEMTQAAKDLGADAIIAVDIDYESLEINNGGNMLMVAVSGTAVRLG, encoded by the coding sequence ATGATTTTAACCACAGGCCCAAACGTCGATGGTCGGCAGGTGATTCAGTACTGCGGCATCGTCAATGGAGAGGCAATTTTAGGGGCCAACATCTTTAAAGACTTTTTCGCGGGCATTCGCGATGTGGTGGGCGGGCGATCGGGGGCCTACGAGCATTCGCTGCGTCAGGCGCGCAATACGGCCTTAAAAGAAATGACCCAGGCAGCCAAGGACCTGGGGGCCGATGCCATTATTGCCGTCGATATTGACTACGAGTCTCTAGAAATTAACAATGGCGGCAACATGCTGATGGTGGCGGTTAGCGGTACGGCGGTACGGTTAGGCTAA
- the nadC gene encoding carboxylating nicotinate-nucleotide diphosphorylase, with protein sequence MPLNTFVSIPESNLDECLQAWLREDVGRGDWTTAGLGALVQQPGEAIWISRASGVVAGLPFASRLFQQLDPDLDFQPLVSDGDCCAKDTAIAKMRGNLAALLTGERVALNLVMRLSGIATATRQYVEQLAPGPTQFVDTRKTTPGLRQFEKYASRVGGAINHRLGLDDAVMIKDNHIAAAGGLRQAVAHIRPAIPYPMTVEVETSSLEQVEEALSCPVDIIMLDNMAPDVMAAAVVRIREQRPEIKIEASGNVTLETLGPIAATGVDFISSSAPVTRAPWLDISMQIV encoded by the coding sequence ATGCCCTTAAACACCTTTGTCTCGATCCCCGAGAGCAATCTCGATGAGTGCCTACAGGCCTGGCTGCGTGAAGACGTAGGCCGTGGCGACTGGACCACCGCTGGACTAGGAGCGTTAGTACAGCAGCCAGGGGAGGCCATTTGGATCAGTCGGGCCTCCGGCGTGGTGGCGGGGTTGCCCTTTGCCAGCCGACTCTTTCAACAGCTAGATCCCGATCTCGATTTTCAGCCCCTGGTCAGCGACGGTGACTGCTGCGCCAAAGATACGGCGATCGCCAAAATGAGGGGCAACCTAGCCGCCCTGCTGACCGGCGAACGGGTAGCCCTGAATCTAGTCATGCGCCTCAGCGGCATTGCCACTGCTACCCGCCAGTACGTGGAGCAGTTGGCCCCTGGCCCTACCCAGTTTGTCGATACCCGCAAAACCACTCCAGGGCTGCGCCAGTTCGAAAAATATGCCAGCCGGGTGGGCGGAGCAATCAATCACCGCCTGGGTCTTGACGATGCCGTGATGATTAAAGACAACCACATTGCCGCTGCGGGGGGCCTGCGCCAAGCAGTGGCCCACATTCGCCCAGCAATTCCTTACCCGATGACGGTGGAGGTTGAGACCAGTTCGCTAGAGCAGGTCGAGGAAGCGCTGAGCTGCCCCGTCGATATCATCATGCTCGACAACATGGCCCCCGATGTGATGGCAGCCGCCGTAGTTCGCATTCGTGAGCAACGGCCCGAGATCAAAATCGAGGCCTCGGGCAACGTCACCCTAGAAACCCTGGGGCCAATTGCCGCCACGGGGGTAGATTTTATCTCTAGCAGTGCCCCGGTCACGCGGGCACCGTGGCTAGATATTAGTATGCAGATTGTGTAG
- a CDS encoding 4a-hydroxytetrahydrobiopterin dehydratase, with protein sequence MATLFSDRDIQSKLSQLPDWSLNGKTITCTRTFKDFVTAIDFVNQLVEPAEAAGHHPDLEISYNRVVITLSTHDAGGLTEKDFALAHTIAALG encoded by the coding sequence ATGGCCACCTTGTTCAGCGATCGCGATATTCAATCCAAACTCAGCCAACTCCCCGACTGGAGCCTGAACGGCAAGACGATTACCTGTACCCGCACCTTCAAGGATTTCGTGACCGCCATTGACTTTGTTAACCAGCTGGTAGAGCCTGCCGAAGCTGCTGGGCACCATCCCGACTTAGAGATTTCCTACAACCGCGTCGTCATTACCCTCTCCACCCACGATGCGGGTGGGCTCACCGAGAAAGACTTTGCCCTTGCCCACACCATTGCTGCTCTGGGCTAG
- a CDS encoding iron uptake porin: MSKVFWQSLLAVPAALGAVVAVSGAAIAAESAATTQVSSFDQDSVQLAQITSVSELTDVLPSDWAFQALQSLVENYGCIQGYPDRTFRGQRSMTRFEFAAGLNACLDVIATLIAQSGINPDDLATIRRLQEEFQAELATLRGRVDALEAETATLRAQQFSTTTRLRGQVDLHLVTPFDILEGRGAASETSTSVASRARLNFDSSFTGRDRLRIRLQSRDGNAVVPFGGLANAGSSDNFNVSIDDFYYRFPLGNRITVTAAPRGLSGGDWVTSSIVPFDGPSVADAGGPQFYDAGGSSSNGAGLGVNIAFTDNLVLDLGYTAGNPGATQPNVGLFAAANQSYIAQLNFLTDGFFNAAVAYLHNDRSQTFALNNTGVAAAPGGTDTFAGLLNLDFGGFFIAGHGAFTSFNGGDDFSWTAGFGFNDFLLEGSQLGIYGGQLPQLVGRSENPFLIEGYYEIPFNRFLTITPALIYGEANQVAFTDNTGFWGALRATFRF; this comes from the coding sequence ATGTCTAAGGTTTTTTGGCAATCTTTACTGGCTGTGCCTGCCGCCCTAGGTGCAGTTGTTGCTGTGTCAGGTGCTGCGATCGCGGCTGAATCCGCTGCTACTACCCAGGTCAGTAGCTTCGATCAAGATTCTGTTCAACTGGCTCAAATCACCAGTGTGTCAGAGCTGACCGACGTGCTGCCCTCCGACTGGGCCTTCCAAGCCCTGCAAAGCCTGGTTGAAAACTACGGATGCATTCAGGGCTACCCCGATCGCACGTTCCGTGGCCAGCGATCCATGACTCGCTTCGAGTTTGCCGCCGGTCTCAATGCCTGCTTAGACGTGATCGCCACCCTGATTGCCCAGTCGGGCATCAACCCCGATGACCTGGCTACCATCCGTCGTCTGCAAGAAGAATTTCAGGCAGAGCTTGCCACCCTGCGCGGTCGCGTCGATGCCCTCGAAGCTGAAACCGCTACCCTACGGGCTCAGCAGTTCTCGACCACTACCAGGCTGCGGGGGCAAGTTGACCTCCACCTGGTGACCCCGTTTGACATCCTTGAGGGACGGGGCGCTGCCAGCGAAACCAGCACCAGTGTCGCCTCCCGCGCCCGATTAAACTTTGACTCCAGCTTTACCGGCAGAGACCGTCTGCGCATTCGCCTTCAATCTCGCGATGGCAATGCCGTGGTGCCCTTCGGCGGTTTGGCCAACGCCGGTAGCAGCGACAACTTCAACGTTTCCATTGATGATTTTTACTACAGATTCCCCCTCGGTAATCGCATTACCGTAACGGCGGCCCCCCGTGGGCTATCGGGGGGTGACTGGGTAACCAGCAGCATCGTGCCCTTTGATGGCCCCTCGGTTGCCGATGCCGGTGGACCTCAATTTTATGATGCAGGCGGCAGCAGCTCTAATGGAGCTGGGTTGGGGGTGAACATTGCCTTTACTGACAACCTTGTGCTCGACCTGGGCTATACCGCCGGTAACCCTGGTGCTACCCAGCCCAACGTGGGTCTGTTTGCGGCAGCTAACCAGAGCTACATTGCTCAGCTCAACTTCCTCACCGATGGCTTCTTCAATGCGGCTGTCGCTTACCTACACAATGATCGCTCGCAGACCTTTGCCCTCAACAATACTGGCGTTGCAGCAGCGCCAGGGGGGACTGACACCTTTGCGGGTCTGCTGAACCTCGACTTCGGCGGCTTTTTCATCGCGGGTCATGGGGCTTTTACTAGCTTCAACGGCGGCGATGACTTTAGCTGGACCGCAGGGTTTGGGTTCAACGACTTTTTGTTGGAAGGGTCTCAATTGGGTATTTATGGCGGTCAACTGCCTCAGCTAGTCGGGCGCAGCGAAAACCCGTTTCTGATTGAGGGATACTACGAAATTCCCTTCAATCGGTTCCTAACCATTACCCCGGCGCTAATTTATGGCGAGGCTAATCAGGTTGCCTTTACCGACAACACTGGCTTTTGGGGCGCACTGCGCGCCACCTTCCGGTTCTAA
- a CDS encoding iron uptake porin → MAKLFWQSLLAVPAALGAAVAVSGSGSAIAAGAATPQVSFDQDSVQLAQITSVSELTDVLPSDWAFQALQSLVENYGCIQGYPDRTFRGQRSMTRFEFAAGLNACLDVIATLIAQSGINPEDLATIRRLQEEFQSELATLRGRVDALEAETATLRAQQFSTTTKLRGQVDMHLVTPFDTIPGETSTSVAARARLNFDSSFIGDDRLRIRLQGGEGNAFEAIYGLANAGGSNYNVTVDDFYYSFPVGNRITVTAAARGLSGDDWVTSTIVPFDGPAVADAGAPRFYGTGGSSSNGAGVGVNIALTDNIVLDAGYTAGAPGAFDPSVGIFAATGQSYIAQLNFLTDGFFNAAVSYLHNDLSSEFAVDGLGTAAPAGATDTFAGLLSLDFGGFFITGHGAYQTFNGGNDFSWTAGVGFNNFLAEGAQLGVYGGQLPQLAGYTDNPFIVEGYYEIPFNQFLTITPALIYGDASLAGTIDNTGLWGVLRATFRF, encoded by the coding sequence ATGGCTAAGCTATTTTGGCAATCTTTGCTGGCTGTGCCTGCTGCTCTAGGTGCGGCTGTTGCAGTTTCTGGCTCTGGCTCTGCGATCGCGGCAGGCGCTGCTACCCCGCAGGTCAGCTTCGATCAAGATTCTGTTCAACTGGCTCAGATCACCAGCGTTTCGGAGCTGACCGACGTGCTGCCCTCTGATTGGGCTTTCCAAGCGCTACAAAGCCTGGTTGAGAACTACGGTTGTATTCAAGGCTACCCCGACCGCACCTTCCGCGGTCAGCGCAGCATGACCCGCTTTGAGTTCGCTGCTGGTCTCAACGCCTGCTTAGATGTCATCGCTACTCTGATTGCTCAGTCGGGCATCAACCCCGAAGATCTAGCCACCATCCGTCGCCTACAAGAAGAGTTCCAGTCTGAACTTGCCACCCTGCGCGGTCGCGTCGATGCTCTAGAAGCTGAAACCGCTACCCTGCGGGCTCAACAGTTCTCCACCACCACCAAGCTGCGCGGTCAGGTCGATATGCACCTGGTTACCCCCTTTGACACTATCCCTGGAGAAACCAGCACTAGTGTTGCAGCTCGGGCGCGTTTAAATTTTGACTCCAGCTTCATTGGTGATGATCGCCTGCGCATTCGGCTGCAGGGTGGCGAAGGAAACGCTTTTGAGGCTATATACGGCTTAGCCAATGCTGGCGGCAGTAACTACAACGTCACTGTTGATGATTTTTACTACAGCTTCCCTGTGGGCAACCGCATTACGGTGACGGCTGCCGCCCGTGGCCTTTCCGGTGACGATTGGGTCACTAGCACCATCGTTCCCTTTGATGGTCCGGCAGTGGCTGATGCTGGAGCCCCCCGCTTTTACGGTACTGGCGGCAGCAGCTCCAACGGTGCTGGGGTGGGTGTCAACATTGCCCTCACTGACAATATTGTGCTGGATGCTGGTTACACGGCGGGTGCCCCTGGTGCTTTTGATCCCTCTGTAGGCATCTTTGCCGCAACTGGCCAGAGCTACATTGCGCAGCTCAACTTCCTCACCGATGGCTTTTTTAACGCTGCGGTGAGTTATCTGCACAACGACCTGTCTTCTGAGTTCGCCGTAGATGGGCTTGGTACTGCTGCACCTGCTGGTGCAACCGATACCTTCGCCGGTTTGTTAAGTCTTGATTTTGGCGGCTTCTTTATCACCGGTCATGGAGCTTATCAAACCTTCAATGGTGGCAACGACTTTAGCTGGACAGCGGGTGTTGGCTTCAACAACTTCCTAGCTGAGGGGGCTCAACTCGGCGTTTACGGTGGTCAACTGCCTCAGCTCGCTGGTTATACGGACAACCCCTTCATTGTTGAAGGTTACTACGAGATTCCCTTCAATCAGTTCCTGACGATTACTCCCGCACTGATCTACGGTGACGCCAGTCTGGCTGGTACGATCGACAACACCGGGTTATGGGGCGTTCTACGCGCCACGTTCCGCTTCTAG
- a CDS encoding iron uptake porin — MAKLFWQSLLAVPAALGAAVAVSGSAIAAEAATTQVSNFDQDSIQLAQITSVSELTDVLPSDWAFQALQSLVENYGCIQGYPDRTFRGQRSMTRFEFAAGLNACLDVIATLIAQSGINPEDLATIRRLQEEFQAELATLRGRVDALEAETATLRAQQFSTTTKLAGQVDMHIVTPFDTLATDTSTSVAARARLNFDSSFTGRDRLRVRLQSGQGDAATGFGLANAGGLDYNVTVDDFYYSFPLGNRITVTAAARGLSGDDWVTSTIVPFDGPGVFDPSGPQFYDFGGSTSNGAGLGINFALTDNIILDLGYTAGNGTSLAPQATGPAVGIFAANNQSYIAQLNFLSDGFFNAAATYLHSDGAAAGVPGATDTFAGLLNLDFGGFFIAGHGAFTSFVGGDTFSWNAGLGFNNFLAEGTQLGVYAGESPSATAAKPFFVEGYYEIPFNQFLTITPSVLYGNTNAPGVADTSGLWGALRATFRF, encoded by the coding sequence ATGGCTAAGTTATTTTGGCAATCTTTGCTGGCTGTGCCCGCTGCACTAGGTGCGGCTGTTGCAGTTTCTGGCTCTGCGATCGCGGCTGAAGCAGCTACCACCCAGGTCAGCAACTTCGATCAAGATTCTATTCAACTGGCTCAGATCACCAGCGTTTCGGAACTGACCGACGTGCTGCCTTCTGATTGGGCTTTCCAAGCGCTACAAAGCCTGGTTGAGAACTACGGTTGTATTCAAGGCTACCCCGACCGCACCTTCCGCGGTCAGCGCAGCATGACCCGCTTTGAGTTCGCTGCTGGCCTCAACGCTTGCTTAGATGTCATCGCTACTCTGATTGCTCAGTCCGGCATCAACCCCGAAGATCTGGCTACCATCCGTCGCCTGCAAGAAGAGTTCCAGGCTGAACTGGCTACCCTGCGCGGTCGCGTTGATGCTCTAGAAGCTGAAACCGCTACCCTGCGGGCTCAGCAGTTCTCCACCACCACCAAGCTGGCTGGTCAGGTGGACATGCATATTGTCACCCCGTTTGACACTCTGGCAACCGACACCAGCACCAGCGTTGCTGCTCGTGCCCGTTTGAACTTTGACTCCAGCTTTACAGGCCGTGACCGCCTGCGGGTTCGCCTCCAATCTGGTCAAGGCGATGCGGCTACCGGGTTTGGTTTGGCCAATGCTGGTGGTCTTGACTACAACGTTACCGTTGACGACTTCTACTACAGCTTCCCCCTCGGCAACCGCATCACTGTGACTGCTGCTGCCCGTGGTTTGTCTGGCGATGACTGGGTCACCAGCACCATCGTGCCCTTTGACGGCCCCGGTGTGTTTGACCCCAGCGGTCCTCAGTTCTACGACTTCGGTGGTAGCACCTCCAATGGCGCTGGTCTGGGCATTAACTTTGCTCTCACCGACAATATCATCCTAGATCTGGGCTACACCGCCGGTAACGGTACTTCTCTTGCTCCTCAAGCCACTGGCCCTGCTGTTGGTATCTTTGCTGCTAACAACCAGAGCTACATTGCTCAGCTCAACTTCCTGAGCGATGGGTTCTTCAACGCAGCCGCTACCTACTTGCACAGCGATGGTGCGGCAGCTGGTGTACCTGGTGCTACCGACACCTTTGCTGGTCTACTCAACCTTGACTTCGGTGGCTTCTTCATCGCTGGTCACGGTGCGTTTACCTCCTTTGTAGGCGGTGATACGTTTAGCTGGAATGCTGGCCTTGGCTTCAACAACTTCCTGGCTGAAGGTACTCAGCTTGGTGTTTATGCTGGCGAGTCCCCTAGCGCCACCGCTGCCAAGCCCTTCTTTGTCGAAGGCTACTACGAGATCCCCTTCAACCAGTTCCTGACCATTACACCGTCAGTGCTTTACGGTAACACCAACGCTCCTGGCGTTGCTGACACCAGCGGTCTTTGGGGCGCTCTGCGTGCCACCTTCCGCTTCTAG
- a CDS encoding gamma-glutamylcyclotransferase family protein, giving the protein MDDRCRLFVYGTLKPGERAFAQLCEPFVIATQVAQTQGRLYHLPLGYPAMTLESGWVQGALLTFPNIDCLGPIDAFEEYYPDRPQDSEYNRHQHPIYDSQQQPLGAAWIYTMERDRIADLGGQWLPQGYWSETKTF; this is encoded by the coding sequence ATGGACGATCGCTGTCGCCTTTTTGTTTACGGCACCCTTAAACCCGGAGAACGGGCCTTTGCCCAGTTGTGTGAACCCTTTGTAATTGCCACCCAAGTGGCCCAAACTCAAGGCCGTCTGTACCATCTACCCCTGGGCTATCCGGCAATGACCCTAGAATCGGGCTGGGTGCAGGGGGCACTGCTGACGTTTCCCAACATAGATTGTCTAGGCCCCATTGATGCCTTTGAAGAGTATTACCCCGATCGCCCCCAGGACAGCGAATACAACCGCCACCAGCACCCTATCTACGACAGCCAGCAGCAACCGCTAGGAGCAGCCTGGATCTATACCATGGAGCGCGATCGCATAGCAGACCTCGGGGGGCAATGGTTACCGCAGGGCTACTGGAGCGAAACCAAAACGTTTTAG
- a CDS encoding UDP-glucuronic acid decarboxylase family protein: MRILVTGGAGFIGSHLIDRLMTQGHEVICLDNFYTGHRRNLLHWLDHPYFELIRHDVTEPIRLEVDQIYHLACPASPIHYQYNPVKTIKTNVIGTLNMLGLAKRVKARFLLSSTSEVYGDPEVHPQSEEYRGNVNPIGIRSCYDEGKRVAETLAFDYHRQNNVDIRVARIFNTYGPRMLENDGRVVSNFVVQTLQGTPLTVYGTGSQTRSFCYVSDLVEGLMRLMNGDYIGPVNLGNPDEYTILQLAQTVQAMVNPDADLIYKPLPQDDPQRRKPDITKAKTFLDWSPTVPLQEGLKLTIDDFRDRLTQSDASADAPSALHSVAAP, encoded by the coding sequence ATGAGAATTCTTGTAACTGGTGGAGCTGGCTTCATTGGCTCTCACCTTATCGATCGCCTCATGACCCAGGGGCATGAAGTGATCTGTTTAGACAACTTCTATACGGGCCATCGGCGCAATCTGCTGCACTGGCTTGATCATCCTTATTTTGAACTGATCCGTCACGATGTGACCGAGCCTATTCGGCTTGAGGTTGACCAAATTTATCACCTGGCTTGCCCTGCTTCACCGATACATTATCAGTACAACCCAGTTAAGACCATCAAGACTAACGTCATCGGCACCTTGAACATGCTGGGCTTGGCCAAACGGGTTAAAGCACGGTTCTTGTTGTCGTCTACCTCTGAGGTCTACGGCGACCCCGAAGTGCATCCCCAATCCGAAGAATACCGGGGCAACGTCAACCCCATTGGCATTCGTAGCTGCTACGACGAAGGTAAACGCGTGGCCGAAACCTTGGCCTTTGACTACCACCGTCAAAACAATGTTGATATTCGCGTGGCCCGTATTTTCAATACCTACGGTCCCCGAATGCTTGAGAATGACGGTCGTGTGGTGAGCAACTTTGTGGTGCAGACGCTGCAGGGTACTCCCCTAACGGTCTATGGCACGGGTTCCCAGACCCGTAGCTTTTGCTATGTGTCTGACTTAGTAGAGGGCCTGATGCGGCTCATGAATGGCGACTACATCGGCCCGGTGAACCTGGGTAACCCCGATGAGTACACCATTTTGCAGCTGGCCCAAACGGTGCAGGCAATGGTTAACCCCGATGCCGATTTGATCTATAAGCCGCTGCCCCAAGATGATCCCCAGCGTCGTAAGCCCGATATCACCAAGGCTAAGACTTTTCTCGATTGGAGCCCCACCGTTCCTCTCCAAGAGGGACTCAAGCTCACCATTGACGATTTTCGCGATCGCTTAACCCAGTCCGATGCTTCCGCTGATGCACCATCAGCTCTGCATTCCGTAGCGGCTCCCTAG
- a CDS encoding UDP-glucose/GDP-mannose dehydrogenase family protein: protein MRVCVIGTGYVGLVTGVCLAHVGHDVVCIDVNEEKVKLMQSGQSPIFEPGLSELMKSSMEAGHLQFSTDLQAGVEHGDILFVAVGTPALPTGESDTRYVEAVAKGIGSHLNGGYKVIVNKSTVPIGSGDWVRMIVMDGVAERQKVPVPAGGIPETTHPEMVADFDVVSNPEFLREGSAVYDTFNPDRIVLGSNSPRAIAMMKELYTPIVERRFAEDSTAAPVPVLVTDLSSAEMVKYASNAFLATKISFINEVANICDRVGADVTQVAQGIGLDSRIGKKFLQAGIGWGGSCFPKDVAALIHTADDYGYEAQLLKSAVEVNNRQRQITLEKLQQVLKILKGKTVGLLGLTFKPDTDDMRDAPALILIEQLNRLGAKVKAYDPIVSQSGLRHGLSGVIVETDAAHLADGCDALVLVTDWQQFQDLDYTAMAQRMNSPIMIDGRNFLDREAMVRAGFQYLGIGR from the coding sequence ATGCGTGTATGTGTGATTGGTACGGGCTATGTGGGCTTAGTGACCGGTGTTTGTCTGGCCCATGTAGGCCACGACGTGGTTTGCATCGATGTGAACGAAGAAAAAGTGAAGCTCATGCAGTCTGGGCAGTCGCCTATTTTTGAGCCAGGGCTGTCTGAGCTGATGAAGTCTTCAATGGAGGCGGGGCATCTCCAGTTCTCCACCGATCTGCAGGCTGGGGTTGAGCATGGCGATATTTTGTTCGTTGCGGTAGGCACTCCGGCGCTGCCCACTGGTGAGAGCGATACTCGCTATGTTGAAGCGGTGGCTAAGGGAATTGGTAGCCACCTCAACGGTGGCTATAAGGTAATTGTGAACAAGTCTACGGTACCGATTGGTTCCGGAGACTGGGTACGCATGATTGTGATGGATGGTGTGGCAGAACGGCAGAAAGTGCCCGTACCGGCGGGCGGCATTCCTGAAACGACCCATCCGGAAATGGTCGCTGATTTTGACGTGGTCAGCAACCCCGAATTTTTGCGGGAAGGGTCAGCGGTGTACGACACTTTTAACCCCGATCGCATTGTGCTAGGCAGCAATAGCCCCCGAGCGATCGCCATGATGAAGGAACTCTATACCCCAATCGTAGAGCGTCGTTTTGCCGAAGACTCGACAGCAGCGCCGGTTCCAGTCCTGGTTACCGACCTGAGCTCAGCCGAAATGGTGAAGTATGCGTCGAATGCATTTTTGGCCACCAAAATTAGCTTTATTAACGAAGTAGCTAATATTTGCGATCGCGTGGGTGCCGATGTCACCCAGGTAGCCCAGGGTATCGGCCTAGACTCTCGCATTGGCAAGAAATTTTTGCAGGCGGGCATTGGCTGGGGCGGGTCGTGCTTCCCTAAAGATGTAGCAGCACTCATTCATACCGCTGATGACTATGGGTACGAGGCACAATTGCTCAAATCAGCGGTGGAGGTGAACAACCGCCAACGCCAGATTACCCTTGAGAAACTTCAGCAAGTGCTCAAAATTCTCAAAGGTAAAACCGTGGGTCTGCTGGGGTTAACCTTTAAGCCCGACACCGATGACATGCGGGATGCGCCCGCCCTGATTTTGATTGAGCAGCTCAATCGACTGGGCGCTAAGGTCAAAGCCTACGATCCGATTGTGTCGCAGAGCGGTCTGCGACACGGACTCAGTGGCGTGATTGTTGAAACCGATGCTGCCCACCTGGCCGATGGCTGCGATGCCCTAGTGTTGGTGACCGACTGGCAGCAGTTCCAAGATCTCGACTACACCGCGATGGCCCAGCGGATGAACAGCCCGATTATGATTGATGGCCGCAATTTCCTCGACCGCGAAGCCATGGTGCGGGCCGGGTTCCAATACCTGGGAATTGGCCGCTAG
- a CDS encoding SWIM zinc finger family protein translates to MTSYQSSSSSAYALEDEAWWVQRWVDLLNSYRFKKRLERGRKYAREGHILSLEYKGSKVTALVQGTAEEPYKLSIWLDAFSDEDWNYVIDSLSEQAIYSAQLLAGEMPAEIEAVFTANGLSLYPFNLSEVHSKCSCPDPKNPCKHIAAVYYQLGDFFREDPFVLFQLRGRSRDSILDALRQRRQSATPVAAELSAVNVEADAIAEPITSTNSLELERFWAYSQPLDPELVVITPAETTVLDVLGKIPLPPEDAPIVMGHLKEIYQAVAQQAMMQALG, encoded by the coding sequence ATGACCTCTTACCAGTCCTCCTCTAGCTCTGCCTATGCGTTAGAAGACGAAGCATGGTGGGTTCAGCGTTGGGTCGATCTGCTTAACTCTTATCGGTTTAAAAAGCGGCTAGAGCGTGGGCGTAAGTATGCCCGCGAAGGCCACATTCTTAGCCTGGAATATAAGGGCTCTAAAGTGACAGCCCTGGTGCAGGGTACCGCTGAGGAACCCTACAAACTGTCTATTTGGCTCGATGCCTTTAGCGACGAAGACTGGAATTATGTGATCGACTCGCTGTCAGAGCAAGCGATCTATTCAGCCCAGCTGCTCGCTGGAGAAATGCCTGCCGAAATTGAAGCGGTGTTTACGGCCAATGGTTTAAGTCTTTACCCCTTCAACTTGTCAGAGGTGCATTCTAAGTGCAGCTGCCCTGACCCCAAAAATCCGTGCAAGCACATTGCCGCTGTTTACTATCAGCTAGGCGACTTTTTTCGAGAAGATCCCTTTGTGCTGTTCCAGCTGCGAGGGCGCAGCCGCGATAGCATTCTCGACGCTCTGCGTCAGCGGCGACAGAGCGCTACTCCGGTGGCCGCTGAGTTGTCGGCGGTTAATGTGGAGGCTGATGCGATCGCAGAACCCATAACATCGACTAACAGCCTAGAGCTAGAGCGGTTCTGGGCGTATAGTCAGCCCTTAGACCCAGAACTGGTGGTTATTACCCCGGCTGAGACGACTGTGCTAGACGTGCTCGGCAAGATACCTTTACCACCCGAAGATGCACCCATAGTCATGGGCCACCTCAAGGAAATTTACCAAGCGGTGGCCCAACAAGCCATGATGCAGGCCCTGGGCTAG
- a CDS encoding HpsJ family protein produces the protein MTSEPTVTSPVASPLAAIALKVAGAIAILSALLDFLVLLIPPNLANTQWQLATTTQLVDRGIVPMIGMALLLSGFWLESSVGRVAQRKNLTTDLRFWVCSLASLLGLLYLLLILLHLSAVRLSSQTALQQVNTEAGEAATQLQQRLSTELSQQQTQLGALLQNDELLAQAIQSGQLPPDIEQYRNNPEGLTQFLQQQADQAQQQIETEIGTRRAQAERQVRTEALRSGIRVSIISFLLAAGYSIIGWLGLRQLLSLTRAA, from the coding sequence ATGACCTCTGAACCCACTGTTACCAGTCCGGTGGCGTCTCCCTTAGCCGCGATCGCCCTCAAGGTGGCTGGCGCGATCGCCATTTTGTCAGCCCTATTAGACTTTTTAGTTCTGCTGATTCCGCCAAACCTGGCCAACACCCAATGGCAGTTGGCGACCACAACCCAACTCGTCGATCGCGGCATTGTACCCATGATTGGTATGGCCCTATTGCTGTCTGGGTTTTGGCTCGAAAGCTCAGTCGGGCGAGTTGCACAGCGCAAGAACTTAACCACGGACCTGCGTTTTTGGGTATGCTCCCTTGCCAGTCTTCTAGGTTTACTGTACCTGCTGCTCATTCTGCTACACCTCAGTGCCGTCAGGCTCTCTAGCCAGACTGCCCTACAGCAAGTTAACACCGAGGCGGGCGAAGCCGCCACCCAGCTACAGCAGCGCCTTTCTACCGAACTGAGCCAGCAACAAACCCAGCTCGGAGCCCTGCTACAAAACGATGAACTGCTGGCCCAAGCCATTCAAAGCGGACAGTTACCTCCAGATATTGAACAGTACCGCAACAATCCCGAAGGGCTGACTCAATTCTTACAGCAACAGGCCGACCAAGCCCAACAGCAGATCGAAACCGAAATTGGTACCCGCCGCGCCCAGGCCGAGCGCCAGGTCAGAACCGAGGCTTTGCGCTCAGGTATTCGAGTCTCGATCATTAGTTTTTTGCTAGCCGCTGGTTACTCAATCATTGGCTGGCTAGGGCTTAGGCAGCTGCTATCACTCACTCGAGCAGCCTAG